From the Catharus ustulatus isolate bCatUst1 chromosome 31, bCatUst1.pri.v2, whole genome shotgun sequence genome, the window CAGGGAAATtgggtgcccaggtgtgcaggaATTGTCCTTTGGAGAGgggaagctgagcagtgctgagtgTGTTCCCCTCATTCCCAAAACTGGTCCCCAGTTGGATCCCACACCTTGTCTGCCCCTCTGGCCCCGTGTCCTTCACCCCAGGGATGTGCCCAAGCCAatccctgggaagcagctccagcctgccctggctgccagagctcagcctgagccccagctgagtcctgctgggaaggaactgctgctccaggtgcctGAGGAGGGAAGCTGGGAGAAaacacaggacaggacagattGTGAGTGACAGAACTTTATTGTAACAGCCAAACCCAGCgagccagagctgtgcttcCTACCCTACAGAAATGTGGGAATGGGGACCCAGAACCTGGGAACTGGGGGGAGGATGGCAGTGGCTGGAGCCAGGAAGGAAAATACTGCAGGATTCTGGGTGAGGTTGGGatgaggctgcagggatggctgggCCAAGGCCACAGAACCCCCCAGCTGTGGCcatgtggcactgccagggctggctctgggaacTCTGGAGCATCAGGACTGGGATTGGCCAGTGGGGGCAGCCAGGCCAGGTACAAGCTGAGGTCAATAAATACAAAGGCAAGGGAGTTTTCCAGCTTTAGGCTGAAAGAGGGAAGATTTGGATTTGATTTTAGGAAGGGAATTATTCCCTATGAGGGTGGTAAGGCCCTGGAATGGatttccctgagcagctctggctgcccctggatccctggcagtgtccaaggccaggctggatggagcttggagcagcctggggcagtgggaggtgtccctgccatggcaggggtgggatgggatgagctttgaggtccctcccaacccaaactggTCTGTCCCAGTGCAGTTACATAGGAACCAATACCTCAATTTTAGGAGCTGGAACTGCTATGTGGAgcctggagagagggagggattATGGAAATCAAGAGTTTTGAGGCATTTTTGCTTTGGTGAAGCAATGAGAGCCTCcccaaaggcaggaaaatgccCTGAGGTGGCCAAGGGGTCTCCCAGGGTGTCACCAGATCTGTCAATCAAGGTgacaaatccatccctggggttgttttcctccctctcctgcagtgTGGAAACCTGGATTTCCTTGGAAGCCCCATCAGGATCACccttggagcagggaaagggttTGGCCACACCAGTGAAGAGACCAATGGCAGCTGCTAAAACTGGGCTAGGGACACTTGGTCCTGTTGGGCACATCCCAAGGGGTGACTGCAGATCCCCCGGGAAGGGAGACCTGGAGGGGAAGGTGAAGGGAATGGTTCCTGCTGTAActgggaagggagctgggagctggaatgGTGGAAAGACAAGGGCCAGCCTGGACAGGATCTCATCTTTCACCCCTTGAGGGTGGAGTTCAGGAGGAAGAGCTGCCAGGTGCCTTGATCCGAGTCCATCCCGTTCTCCTAGGAGCGCTCCCCGGTGCCCGCAGTCCCCGGCACGTCCTGGGctctcccgcagcccccgcTGGGCTCCGCCTGCCCCGAGCCCCGGGCGAAGAGCCGCGAACTGCGCAGGGTGccggcagcagctgggaggaggtGAGGGGTTACAGCCCTGCCACCCATCCGCGAACTGCGCAGGGTGccggcagcagctgggaggaggtGAGGGATTACAGCCCTGCCACCCATCCGCGAACTGCGCAGGGTGccggcagcagctgggaggaggtGAGGGATTACAGCCCTGCCACCCATCCGCGAACTGCGCAGGGTGccggcagcagctgggaggaggtGAGGGGTTACAGCCCTGCCACCCATTCCCCCAGCTCCGGGAGGGGAGGGATCGCAGCACTTACGGGGCTTCGGCCGGGAGTGCACGGCGCTGATGACGGTGGGAATGGGCTGCTCcatgctgggaagggaaggacacAGTGTGAGGACGCGGCTTCAGCTCTGCCACAGGGCTGCAGTTtggtctgggggatttgggacagcGGTAGGACCAAGGGTGTGGttggaacaggaacaggattcagcagctcctgggcaaaGCGCCTGGAGAAGGTCTGGAACTGAGTCTGAGGAAGACTTGGGAGCAAGAAATGGGATTGAACTGCTGGGAACCACCAGGATTTGTTCCTTCTTTGGCCAAACCTTCAGTACCCGACTCAGAACCTGGGATTTGGGTAAACTGGGCTTTGGGAGGTgcccctgcccgtggcaggggtgggactgggacCATCCCAAAGCATCCCATGATGTCTCCATCCCCAGGGGTCCTCGTGCATCCCTTCCCTACCTGAGGCCGAGGAATCCCGGCTCACCTGTTCTCCTCCCCTTCCATGAGTTTCCTGTAGGTGAGGATCTCCACATCCAGGGCCAGTTTGATGTTCATGAGCTCCTGGTACTCCCGCACCAGCTGAGCCACGTGCTCGCGGCTGCGCTGCAGCGCCTCCTCCAGCCCGGCCACCTTGGCCTTGGCGTCCCGCAGGGTCCCCTCCCCCTGCTCGCCCGCCTCCCGGATGTGCTCCTCCAGGTACAGGCACTGCAGGgggagaggaggcaggggctTGGGGAGGGAATTCCACACCTGTCCTGACGTTCCCCCCCAGGATTCACCTGTCCCATTATCCCAGCTCACACCTGTCCTGATGTTCTcacccagcacacacctgtcctgttatccccccagcacacacctgtcctgttATCCCATAACACACTCCTGTCCCATTattccctccctgcacactCCTGTCCTATTATCCCATaacacacacctgtcccactGCCCCTCCAGGACTCACCTGTCCCATTATTTCCCAGcccacacctgtcccactgCCCCCCCAGGACTCACCTGGCTCTTCTGGGACACGATGCAGGAGCGCAGTTTCTGGATCTGGATGTTCAGATCCGCGATTTCTCTCCGGCTGTCCAGGAGGTGCCCCCCGAAggagccgggctgggagctgctgtcagtGAGCTGTGGACAGAGGGCAGGGGTGCCTGGCATCACCTGGATTCCTTGGGGAAAGATCTCCTCCTCTCTGGGCCAGGCTCACCTGGCTCCTGGCATCGGTCACGCTTCTGCTCTATGCAGAGCTGAAGGACATTTCCACCTCCACTGGGAGATGTCCTGGCTTCCTCCAGTGTGGAAAGCCAGGAGTAACAAAACTCTGGATtcactggggctgctctgggacagctccttgtccctcCCTCCATTGCCAGGGCCAGCCCATCCCTCCCATCCTGGCTGATCTGGCTGTTTCCAGGCcagtccctcctgtcccctccctgcctttcccagcacgGAGCAGGGGTCTGGTACCTTCCTGCGGGTCAGGGCCTCGGCCTCCTCCCAGCTGCGCAGGGCCAGCGCCTCGTACTGCGCCCTGACATCCTCCACGATCCTGCCCAGGTCCGGCCGGGAGCAGCTGTCAATTCCCAGCACCACAGAAATGTCCTTGATTTctgtcagcagctcctccagctcctgcagagccaggggacAACAGCaaagagagcacagagctggaaattcatggaatggtttgggtgggaagagcCTCAAagatcatcccatcccactgatcccatcccatcccatcccactgatcctatcccacagatcccatcccatcccatcccatccatggcagggacacctcccactgtcccaggctgctccaagccctgtccagcctggccttggacacttccaggggtggggcagccccagctgctctgggaattccagacctccccaccctcacagggaatcATTTCTTCCCAGGATCTGGCAATATCCAAGATTCCCAGTAGTCAGAGAGAGCTGGACCCTCCAGTAGGCTGTGCTTAGCAGAGCAGCTTCCATGTGGAGAATTCCTAAGGTTTTGCTCTCTGGAGTTTTCACTCTCTGG encodes:
- the KRT80 gene encoding keratin, type II cytoskeletal 80 — translated: MTNPSCAFSGGSLCSGEAAASMSPSPERRSPDGGASDGLGSVGSDGLGSVGSEGCGSLGSLRYSPFSVDSRIPAPVRLDIDTDFQAVRQQEKEDIKVLNNQFVTLIEKVQSLEQQNKILTTRWNFLKDQDNSHSDSDIKAIYEQYMSKMNQEMRALNYEQETLESELEKVLSTMDTFRSKYEDEIRLCSGMEFTFMELKKDLDVSTLHRTELEVKLKGLQELLELKKTIYEQELEELLTEIKDISVVLGIDSCSRPDLGRIVEDVRAQYEALALRSWEEAEALTRRKLTDSSSQPGSFGGHLLDSRREIADLNIQIQKLRSCIVSQKSQCLYLEEHIREAGEQGEGTLRDAKAKVAGLEEALQRSREHVAQLVREYQELMNIKLALDVEILTYRKLMEGEENSMEQPIPTVISAVHSRPKPPAAGTLRSSRLFARGSGQAEPSGGCGRAQDVPGTAGTGERS